Proteins from a single region of Chromobacterium sp. ATCC 53434:
- a CDS encoding TlpA disulfide reductase family protein, which translates to MNSKRFLATLLLAALPLAAGAAPTLEQSRFADLSAKPVALSAYKGKVTVLNFWATWCGPCREEMPMLNGLRKKLASKGVEIVGVALDSKEQVEPFVKQLKIGYPILLGNDDTLDLMRALGNKTGGLPYTLVLDRQGKVAATLTGKLDEKKLEAAVRPYL; encoded by the coding sequence ATGAACTCGAAACGCTTTCTCGCCACCCTGCTGCTGGCCGCGCTGCCGCTGGCCGCCGGCGCCGCCCCGACGCTGGAACAGAGCCGCTTCGCCGACCTGAGCGCCAAGCCGGTCGCGCTGTCCGCCTACAAGGGCAAGGTGACGGTGCTGAACTTCTGGGCCACCTGGTGTGGCCCGTGCCGCGAGGAGATGCCGATGCTGAATGGCCTGCGCAAGAAGCTCGCGTCGAAGGGCGTCGAGATCGTCGGCGTGGCGCTGGACAGCAAGGAGCAGGTCGAACCGTTCGTCAAGCAGCTGAAGATAGGCTACCCGATCCTGCTCGGCAACGACGACACGCTGGACCTGATGCGCGCCCTCGGCAACAAGACCGGCGGCCTGCCGTACACGCTGGTGCTGGACCGCCAGGGCAAGGTGGCGGCGACGCTGACCGGCAAGCTGGACGAGAAGAAGCTGGAAGCGGCGGTCAGGCCGTATCTGTAA
- a CDS encoding DUF2087 domain-containing protein → MSRTVYPFYSSDISSLARSLKQQWVEEARPPGHLQILNMLARAAGFQNFQHLRAEHDRPVPAEAKAMSVETRRLLRHFDAEGRLARWPKKFSEQRACLWALWAGLPRGEAWDEPAANAAIRALEAFGDHVLIRRELVEGGWMGRTDDCRRYWLLEPTVPEAMAELIEQAALRRPLSPTPLPRGERG, encoded by the coding sequence ATGTCTCGCACCGTTTATCCGTTCTACAGCAGCGACATCTCATCCCTTGCCCGTTCGCTGAAACAGCAGTGGGTCGAGGAGGCGCGGCCGCCCGGCCATCTGCAAATCCTCAATATGCTGGCGCGCGCCGCCGGCTTCCAGAACTTCCAGCATCTGCGCGCCGAGCACGATCGCCCCGTTCCGGCCGAAGCGAAAGCCATGTCGGTTGAAACCCGGCGGCTGTTGCGCCACTTCGACGCCGAAGGCCGGCTGGCGCGCTGGCCGAAGAAATTCAGCGAACAGCGCGCCTGCCTGTGGGCGCTGTGGGCCGGCCTGCCGCGCGGCGAGGCGTGGGACGAGCCGGCCGCCAACGCGGCGATCCGCGCGCTGGAGGCCTTCGGCGACCACGTGTTGATCCGGCGCGAGCTGGTGGAGGGCGGCTGGATGGGCCGCACCGACGACTGCCGGCGGTATTGGCTGCTGGAACCGACGGTGCCGGAGGCGATGGCGGAGTTGATCGAGCAGGCGGCTTTGCGCCGCCCCCTCTCCCCAACCCCTCTCCCGCGAGGGGAGAGGGGCTAG
- a CDS encoding carbohydrate kinase family protein, with the protein MSILVCGALAYDTLFSFHGRFDSQILPDQLHKISTTFLAPTMRREFGGMAGNIAYSLCLLGEKPIVMGVVGEDFEPYRQHLKRVGVDDRFIRLIRKQYTPQCFGIADKDGNQLMAFHPGAMDFATENHVADIEDPIELAILSPGGYTAFIQHSRELAAAGIPFIFDPGQELPLLSRDEIHEIVELASYVAINDYESELMRERAGLTVDDLRKKVKALIVTRGSKGAEIYVDDTVHLIPRVQMPIKPVDPMGCGDAFRAGLLWGISRGVDWKITGRLANVIGAIKVTTPGCQNHFFDWDSLKDIYFEAYGEAWPL; encoded by the coding sequence ATGTCTATCCTCGTCTGCGGGGCGCTCGCATACGATACCCTGTTCTCGTTTCACGGCCGTTTTGACAGCCAGATCCTGCCGGATCAGCTGCACAAGATTTCCACCACCTTCCTGGCGCCGACGATGCGCCGCGAATTCGGCGGCATGGCCGGCAACATCGCTTACAGCCTGTGCCTGCTGGGCGAAAAGCCGATCGTGATGGGCGTGGTCGGCGAGGACTTCGAACCGTACCGGCAACACCTGAAACGGGTGGGCGTCGATGACCGCTTCATCCGTCTGATCCGCAAGCAGTATACCCCGCAATGCTTCGGCATTGCCGACAAGGACGGCAACCAGCTGATGGCCTTCCACCCGGGCGCGATGGACTTCGCCACCGAGAATCACGTGGCGGACATCGAGGACCCGATCGAACTGGCCATTCTGTCGCCGGGAGGCTACACCGCCTTCATCCAGCACTCGCGAGAGCTGGCCGCGGCCGGCATCCCGTTCATCTTCGATCCGGGCCAGGAGCTGCCGTTGCTGTCGCGCGACGAGATCCACGAGATCGTCGAGCTGGCCAGCTACGTGGCGATCAACGATTACGAGAGCGAGCTGATGCGCGAGCGCGCCGGCCTGACCGTCGACGACCTGCGCAAGAAGGTCAAGGCGCTGATCGTCACCCGCGGCTCCAAGGGCGCGGAGATCTATGTCGATGATACCGTGCACCTGATTCCGCGCGTGCAGATGCCGATCAAGCCGGTGGACCCGATGGGTTGCGGCGACGCGTTCCGGGCCGGCCTGCTGTGGGGCATCAGCCGCGGCGTCGACTGGAAGATCACCGGCCGGCTGGCCAATGTGATCGGCGCGATCAAGGTCACGACGCCGGGCTGCCAGAACCACTTCTTCGACTGGGACTCGCTGAAGGACATCTACTTCGAGGCCTATGGCGAGGCATGGCCGCTGTAG